The Streptomyces sp. NBC_00459 DNA segment AGCCGGCGGTCAGCGGTGCACTGGGGCGGTTGCGGCGGCACTTCAACGACGACCTGCTGATCCGGCTCGGCAACCAATATCACCTCTCCCCTCTGGCGATGGAGCTCTCCAAACGTACGAGCGTCGCTCTCAGGTCCGTAGCGGATGTGTTTTCCCTCTCGTCGGCTTTCGACCCCCTCACGTCAGAACGTGAGTTCGATATCGTGCTGTCTGACTACGCCTCAGCGGTACTCGGGCAGGCCATTTCGATGGAACTCGCGGGGCGAGCGCCGAGAGCGCGCCTACGCTTGAGACAGGTGCCCACGCGGGAAGTGAAAAGCGCGACCGCCTTCTTGCGTACGCTCCATGGTGTGGTTCTTCCGCATGGCCCCGTCACCGGCCTGCCCCACATCAACCTCTACAAGGACACGTGGGTGTGTATGGTCGCCGCGAAGAACAACGAGGTCGGCGACACATTGACCACAGCTCAACTTTCCCGGATGCCGTGGGTGACCGTGCGGGAATGCCCCAAGGCCACCGACATGCTCCCCCGATTGCTGGCGTCACTCGGCGTCGTTGTCCGGGAGCAAGTGCGGGTGGGTTGCTACCGGGAGATGCCACATTTCGTCGCTTCGACGGATCGTGTCGCCTTGTTCCCGGCCCGTTTGGCCGCCAGGACCTCGCCAACGGCCGGAGTGCGTTTTCTGCCCTGCCCGCTGAACGTCGTCCCACTCGTGGAAGCGCTGTGGTGGCACCCCATGTACGAGCAGGATCCGGCCCATCATTGGTTGCGTTCGCTGGTCCACGACGCGGCCCGAACGGTCGTGGAAGATTCGGCAGCGCCGTCGGAGACACCGCCGTGTGCGCAGGCCGGCCCGACTCCGGATGGCGGGAGGTGACAGATGCTTTGGGGGCTGCTCACCGCCACGATCGCAATGAGTTGATACACGGGCTGCGACTGCAGCCCGCCTGGTGCAGACGTCCGCCAGGACCGCCGCCCGTTCACGGTCTCCGTCCGCTTGGGCCCCGCTGCGGACGATGCGCGGGTGGTGACGACGGATCGGAACAGCCCTGGGCGACCTGTGCGGTTCCCCATGCACTCCCTGCGGTCTCGCCACTACTCTTGGCCACACACGTGACGCGTCCGTATTGACCCGAGACACGCCGGGGCACTCCGCTTCCGCACAGGGCGCCGCAGAACGGGACCAAGGATGACGACCCGCGACAAGACGTTGGACGAACTTCCCTATGCGTTCGACGAAAGCGGCAGCGCGCGAGTCGTCATCGACGGCAGGGGTGCCTTCGTTCAGTGGAACGATGGCGCCCAGCGCCTGCTGGGATACCGGCCGGCCGAGGTCCGGGGTCGGTCCGCCACCGAACTGCTGACCGTCGACTGCCACGTCTCGCCCCCCGGACCGGCGGAGAATCGTTGGAGCGGCACACTTCAGCTGCGTCATCGTGACGGGCGGACGCTCTCGATCTGGGCGCTCGCGCATCGGAGGCAGCCTGAGCTCGGCGGCCGCAGCGAGTGGTTCGTGGTGTCCCCGCTCCAGTCGACGCCCCCGCCGCAAGTGGAGGACCCACTGACAGCGGCCGAGCTGCAGCAGGCTCCCTGCGCCACGGCGGTCTACGACGAGAGGCTGCGGCTGCACCGCGTCAACGACGCCATGGCCCGCGTGATCGGTCTCCCGGAGGAACGCATCCGCGGCCTTCGCATCACCGAGATCGGGGGCGGGCCCAGGAGTCTCGATCTCGAACGGCACATGTACCGCGTGCTCGCCACCGGTGAGGGACACGACGTCGAGACCTACCTCCGCACCGGCGGGGAGGTCCGCGAGCATGCCTGGCTGGCGCGGATGGCCCCGCTGACAGACACCGCGGGCCGGATCCGCGGTGTCTGTCTGATGGCCCACGACATCACCAAGCAGTACCTGGCACGTCAGCGCCTCCAGCTGGTCAACGAGGCGAGCGTGAGTATCGGCACCACCCTCGACATCGCGCGAACGGCGCAGGAACTGACCGATGTCTGTGTTCCGGTCCTCGCCGATTTCGTCAGCGTCGATCTGATGGACCCTCCAGAACAAGGTGGCGAGCCGCGCCCGGGCACGCCGTCGCCCCCGCTCACTCTCCGCCGGGCAGCCCATCAGTCCATCACCGCCGGGTGTCCCGAGGCCCTGGTCGAGCCGGACCACACAGACGTCTACCCCGCGTCGTCACCTCAGGCGGCTTCCCTGGTGGCCGGCCGGACGATCGTGGCGGCGGACCCGGCCCGCACTCTCGGCGACTGGCTCGCCTGGGACGCTGCCCGCAGCTCGCGCGTGAAGGAGTTCGGTTTCCACTCCATCATGTCGGTGCCGATCCGGGCCCGGGGAGTCACGCTCGGAGTAGCCGTCTTCACCCGCTACCGGCGTCCCGACCCGTTCACATCGGAGGACGTGCTCCTCGCCGAAGAGGTGACGGCGCGGGCCGCGGTGTGTATCGACAACGCCCGCCGGTTCACCCGCGAACGCGCCACCGCGCTGGCCCTGCAGCGCAGCATGCTGCCGAGAACACTGCCGCGGACGTCCGCGCTGGAGGCGGCCTCACGCTATCTGCCCGCAGCCCGTGCGGGGATCGGCGGCGACTGGTTCGACGTGATTCCGCTGTCCGGAGGGAGGGTGGCCATGGTCGTCGGGGACGTGGTCGGTCATGGGCTCCAGGCATCGGCGACGATGGGCCGGCTCCGCACTGCCGTGCACACCCTCGCCGACGTCGACCTGAGCCCCGACGAACTGCTGACGCACCTCGACGACCTGGTCGTACGGCTGTCCACGGAGACCGACAACGACGGGACCACCGGTGATGTCGGGGCCACCTGTCTGTACGCCGTGTACGACCCGGTGTCCCGCCGCTGCACGCTCGCCCGCGCCGGCCATCCGCCGCCGATCATGGTCCTGCCCGGCGGTACGGCACAACAGATCGACATGCCGTCCGGGCCGCCGCTGGGCCTTGGAGGACTGCCTTTCGAGTCGACGGAGCTGGAACTGCCCGAAGGCACCGTGCTCGCGCTGTACACCGACGGCCTGGTGGACGGCCGCAGCCGAGACCCCGTCGCCGCGCACCGAACGCTGTGCCGGATCCTGACGGAATCCGCAGGTGCCCTCGACAAGGTGTGCGACGACGTTCTCAGCAACCTGCTGCCGTCGCCGGAGGCGCCGGAGGACGACGTGGCCCTGCTCCTCGCCCGTACACACGCACTGCCCGCCTCGCAGGTCGCGGTCTGGGACGTGCCTGCCGACCCGGCACAAGTCAGCGGCGTCCGCAGGGACGTACTGGCGCAACTCGACGCATGGGGCCTCGGTGACATGGCGTTCGTCATGGAGCTGGTCGTGAGCGAACTGGTCACCAACGCGATCCGCTACGGCGCCCCGCCCATCCGACTCCGTCTCCTCCGCAACGCAACGGCGCTGATCTGCGAGGTGTCCGACGCCAACCACACGGCGCCGCATCTGCGGCGGGCACGGACCTTCGACGAGGGCGGACGAGGCCTGCTGCTCGTCGCGCAACTCACCCAGCGGTGGGGTACCCGACACACTGCGGACGGCAAGACGATCTGGGCCGAGTCGACGTTGGTGCAATGAGCTTGGTCGCCCAGGGCGAACTTCTGTCGAGCCCGCCTGTGTGCGTACGCATGGGGCGTACGGCTCACTCGGACGGCCGACGTGGGAGTCGCCCCGGAGTCCGCCCTGGCGAGTGCCGGTTCGGCCCCGGCGTCGGATAGGAACCCGGCGCAGGAGTTGTCATGGGCGCGCGCCAGACGATCGATGCAGTGGGTACGGATCGTCCGTGCGTCGGCAGACAAGAACACCATGGTGGAGTCGTCACTCACGCGCGAAGGCGAAGTACAGGGTTCGGCCGTCGTCGCCCGTCGCGGTGTTCGAACCGCCGCTCAGGCCGAGCGCTGCGGGCGGATCGAACCTGGTGCCGATCGCGGGGACGGCGTCGAGGACTTTGCCTGTCACGGACCGCGTGCACGCCCCTTGCCAACGTCCAGCGAACCGGTTCCGGCTCAGGGGCGTGAGGGCACCCGGACGGCAACTGCGGTCACACTCATTGACGGCTATGCATGCCCATGACACTCTCAGAATGGGAGCGCTCCCACACCCCTGGGACCACAACATCCGGAGCCGCTCATGCCCACGTCAGACTTGTTACGTCACCACAGCAGGCCCCTCGCAGCCGTTCTGCTGACGAGTTCCCTCCTTCTCGGCGGCGTGCTTGCCGCGCCCGCCGCCGAGGCGGCGGGAACGAGCGCCGTGCGCGTCAACCAGGTCGGCTACGTGCCGGACGGCCCCAAGCGCGCCACGGTCGTCACCACGTCGACGCAGTCCCTCACCTGGCAGCTGCGCAACGTCTCCGGCACGGTGGTCGCCTCCGGCTCAACGGTCCCGCGAGGCGCGGACACGTCCTCCGGCCAGTCCGTCCAGGTGGCGGACTTCTCGTCGTACCAGGCAACGGGCTCGGGGTACGTCCTGGCGGTGGACGGCAGCACCAGCGACCCGTTCGACATCCGGGCGAACCTCTATGACGGGCTGCGCTCCGACGCGATGGCCTTCTTCTACCACCAGCGCAGCGGCACGGCCATCGATTCCTCTCTGGTGGGCCCCGCCTATGCCCGCCCCGCCGGACACCTCGGCGTCGCCCCGAACAAGGGCGACACCTCCGTCCCCTGCCAGTCCGGTGTGTGCGACTACACGCGGGACGTCAGGGGCGGTTGGTACGACGCGGGCGACCAGGGCAAGTACGTGGTCAACGGAGGCATCTCCGCGTGGCTGGTCGTCAACTCCTTCGAGCGGGCCAAACGTGCGGGCACGGACGCGGCGCTGGGCGACTCGACCTTGCGCGTCCCTGAGCGAGGCAACGGTGTTCCTGATGTCCTGGACGAGGCACGCTGGGAGCTCGACTTCCTGATGCGCATGCAGGTGCCCGAAGGCAGGCCATACGCCGGGACGGCTTTCCACAAGATCCACGACGCGGCCTGGACCGGCATCCCGACCCGCCCGGAGCAGGACTCCCAGCCACGCGAGTTGCACCGCCCGTCGACGGCGGCGACCCTCAACCTCGCGGCGACCGCCGCCCAGTGCGCCCGTGTCTTCAGGCCGTACGACGCCGCGTTCGCCGACCGCTGTCTGGTCTCCGCACGCCGGGCCTGGACCGCGGGGCAGGCCAACCCGGCCCTCTACGCACCGGACTCGGACAGCACGGGCGGCGGGGCCTACGGCGACACCCAGGTGAGCGACGAGTTCTACTGGGCGGCAGCCGAGCTCTACGCGACGACCGGCGAGAACGCCTACCTCAACGCGGTCACCTCCTCGTCGTGGCACACGTCAGCGACCGCCTTCACCGCCTACGGCTTCGGCTGGGCCGATACTGCCGCGCTCGGCCGGCTCACCCTGGCCACTGTGCCCAACGGGCTGCCCGCCTCCGATCTCGCGCGTGTCCGCTCCTCGGTGATCTCGGCCGCCGACGGTCACCTGTCCAGAATGGCCGGACAGGGTTATGCGGTGCCCATCCCCGCAGACGGGTACTTCTGGGGCTCCAGCAGCGAGGCCGCCGACAACGCGATAGTCATGGCCGTCGCCGGGGAGCTGACCGGTGAGCGGCGCTACCGCACCGGAGCGCTGGAGGCGATGGACTACCTGCTCGGCCGCAACGCCATCGGCCAGTCCTACGTCACCGGCTACGGCGAGCGGTCCTCGCACAACCAGCACCACCGATTCTGGGCACACCAGGCTGACGCCTCGCTGCCCAACCCCCCGGCGGGTTCACTCGCGGGCGGACCCAACAGCGCCCTGCAGGACCCGGTGGCCCAGGAGAGACTGGCCGGGTGCGCGCCCGCCGCGTGCTACATCGACGACATCGGCTCGTACTCCACCAACGAGGTGGCGGTCAACTGGAACGCTCCGCTGGCCTGGCTGGCCGCCTACGCCGCCGAGCGGACCTCCACCGGTGAGCAGCCCACCGCCGCCTGCACGGTGACGTACCAGGTGGACAACGTCTGGAGCGGCGGATTCACCGCGACCGTAAGCGTCAAGAACACCGGCCCGGCAGCCGTCAACGGGTGGCAGCTCACCTGGAGCTACCCGGGCGGCCAGCGCGTCACCAGCGCCTGGAACGCCACCGTCACCCAGAGCGGCGCCGACGTCTCCGCCCTCAACACCGACTGGAACCGTTCGATCGCGCCCGGCTCGACGGCGAGTTTCGGAGTCCAGGGGTCGCTCAGCGGGAGCAATCCCTCCCCGACGGCTTTCGCCCTCAACGGGAGCGCCTGCGACTGACCCGCTGAGGGTGTCTCGGGCAGCGAGGAGGGCGCGCTGCCCAGGACACGGCCCGATGCCGACGTCCCGTACTGCGAACGTCGCTGGTGGACCAGCGAAGGAAATCTCCGCACAGCGGTTCGAGTTGCCCGGCGTCGCGGTTCCGTGGAACAACCAGGAGCGCCGCGAGGTGTGGGCACCTGCTGTGGGGAGGCGACAGGCGAAAGGGAAGTCGTGATCCCGTACCGTCCTTGACTCCCGAGTGCGTTAGGTCTGGGACGCGGGTTGAACGGCCCACGGGCGATCGGCAATCCAAGTCCGCGAGTGATTCCGACAGCGGGTCTCCCTGGGGCAATCTGCGTATCGCCGTTGCCCGCCCGGTACAGCCGTTCACACGGGCGGACACCGATCAGCCCCGCGGGCTACGACGTCCTCATCCGGCGGCCGAAGCCTCCGGGACTGACTGCGACGGCGAGATGACGGAGGAGGTCACCTCGTTGGTGCTCCAGCGCTGCAACCTGCGAGCCCTGTCCTGCGGGACGGGCTCCAGGAGAATGATCGACCCCTCGGTCCGGCGATCCGGCGTCACTGCGACTCCGGGCTCATCGATGAGCGTGAGGAGACCGTCGGTCGCCAGGTCGTACCGCGTATCACTGGAGTTCTCGCCGTCCGGGCCCGCCGAGGTGTCGCACGGGCGCAGTGCGAGGCTGCCCTCCGGCTCGGCGTTCAGGCAGAGCCCTGGATTCGCCTGGCTCCGCAGCGGCTCTCTGTCCGCCAGCCGCCACACCTGGGTCGGCGATCCCCCGCACTTCGCCGTGACCGCCGGCGCGCCCACCACCGCCGTGGGAGCGTCCACGTCGAGGCACAGCCCGGTTCTGACGTTCCGCAGCTGCGTGACCAGACCATCGCCCGCGCCGGGCGCCGGGGCGGTACCCGGCGACAGGCTGGGAGCGGCGGACGATCCGGCAGCGGGGGCGGACGGGTTCCGCGTCGGCCCGGATGCCGGGCCACCTGCCCGCCCTCCGTCGTCACCGGTTCCGCTCAGGACCATCGGGGTTGCCGCGATCACTCCGAGCAGCACCGCACCCAGGGCGACGGGCACCGGCCACCGGCGGCGCGGCCGTAGTGCTCGACCGCCTGCGACTGCCGGCTCGGCCACGACGCTCGCGTGCTCCGGGACGGTCAGCGACTCCGCACGAGCCAAGGCGAAGGCCTGACGGCCGGGCCGGGTCGCGAGGTAGTCCGCCGCACGGAATCCCAGGACGGCCTCGGCCAGGAGTACAGGCAGCCGGTCCGAGCACTGGTCGAGCTGGTCCGCCGCAGCCCCGCAGTAGGCACAGACACCGAGGTGTTGGAGCACCTCCGTCGGCGTCTCACCGGCCCGGGGCCGGGTGTGGACATCGATGAGGCGGTTGTAACGGCGGCAGCGCTCGTCGGGCACAAGGTCGAGGTGGGCCTGCACGCACTCGTCGCGCAGCAGAGTGCGGGCGCGCTCCGGGTTGAGCAGAGAGGCCTCGGTGCCGAGAACCGCCGCCACCGTCTCGATGTCCTCCGTCTCGACCTCGGTGTGCCACAGCAGTGCCTGGGCGCGATCCGGCAGGTTCAGATAGGCGCGCAGGAGCAGATTCTTTTCGTCGGCCTTGCTGGTCGTAGCGGACGTCGGCTGGACCGCGGCACGGGTTGCGCCGTCGGGCAGATCCGGATGGAGGAGGGATCGTCTGTCGTCGGCACTCCATTCACGGGCGGCGTCGAGGACCGCCGTGAGCAGCCGAGGGCGCCACGGAAAGCCGACGCCGCCGTGCGTTGCCGCGCTGCCGTGGGTGTGCCGGAACGCCTGCCCGGCGAGCCGCTTCGCGGCGCCCGGACTCGTCGCGGTGCACAGCGCCGCGTAGTCCAGGACGGCTCTGCCGTGCAGCGCCAGCAGTTCACCGACCGAGGGCGCGGCATCTCCCGCCTCCCGTTCGCCCGGCTTGTTCTGCTCGGAGACGAATTTTTCTCCGGGCTCGGGGGCAAAGTCCTCGCCATTCACCGAGGTGAAGTCCTCTCCCGATGGCATGTGCTCTCCTCCGACCAACAAGGGCTCCGCCGCGGGAGCACCATCCATGAAACCGGTTCCCCTCCCTGATCCGTACCGTCGGCCTATCGGTCCAACAGTCCGTACGTCCCGCGCGCTGACTCGGTTCACCACGACCGGGAAGCATGGTCGAGGATCCTCGGCTACTCGGTCCTGAGGGCGATCAGGACGTTTGGGCCCAGGACCCGGCAGGAGAGCCAGATCACGGCGAGCGCTCTGCCGTCGCCGGCCGTTACCAGGAACAGGGCAATCCACTCCCCGGGCACAGCCATCTCTGGTAAATCCCGCGCGGCAATTCGGCATCACCGCCGCAGGCACCGTTGCGGGGCCGCGCCGTACCGGACGGCGTGGTCTGGCAGCACGCTGCTGAAGGCCGTCAGCAGCCATCAGAGTGGAGGGCCGCCCTCGAGTCCGACGTGGTGCGTACGACGTCGAACATCCCTGGGAGACAACGAGTCCCGGCCCAGCCGCCCGGAGAGCTTGCAGAGGTACTCCCTGTAGTCGCTCACCTCGACGTAGGCCGTGTGACGGCCGGAGCCGACGAACTTGACCCCGCTCGACAGATCGCGCCGATCCTCGTGAGTAAGGCGCTCGAACAGCGCGGCATGTGCCGGCTGGTGGATCTGGTGGTCGAGCCCGACCAGACCTCGCTGCTCGCGGCTGAACGTGTCGAGGTACAGCTGAGGCCGGCCGCCCTTCCAGTGGCAGTAGCCGGCGGTTACATGCACGCGATGTTCGTGCGGTAGCCGGTGGCGAACACGACGAGGTTGCGCTGCGAACGCTGCGCGGAACGCGGTTCGTCATGCCCTCACCTTGCCCTGTCGCGGTGCCGTACCGGAATCCAGCCAGGGCGAGGGACTGCCGACAGCAGGCGGCGGGTGTATTCGTGCCGGGGAGCATCCAGCACCTGAGCGGTGGGACCGGACTCGACGATCCGGCCGTTGTGCATGACGACGCAGTCGTCGCTGATCTGCCGTACGACGCCCAGGTCGTGAGAGACGAACAGATAGGCCACCCCTGTGGCCTCGCGCAGATCACCCAGCAGGTTGAGTACCTGGGCCTGCACGCTGACGTCGAGGGCTGCGACGGCCTCGTCGAGAATGAGCAGCCGGGGTCGGGCGGCCAACGCGCGGGCGATGGCGACGCGCTGCCGCTGGCCGCCGGACAGGGCCCGGGGGAAAGATCGCCCGACGCGGTCGTCGAGGCCGACCTGTTCCAGCAGCTCGCCGACCTTGGTGGCGCCGTCGCCGTGTTGGCCGAGGACTTCCGCGATCGCGGCGGAAGCGGTCTGACGCGGGTCGAGGGAAGAGTTGGGGTCCTGGAAGACCATCTGCACTTCGCGGGCGCGGCGCAGGCGTTCGGCGCGGCCCACGCGGCCTGTGGACCGGCTGGCTCCACAGATCTCGATGGTGCCGTCGGTGGCTTGTTCCAGACCGGCGATGATGCGGGCGCAGGTGGTCTTGCCGGAGCCCGACTGGCCGACGACGGCCAGGGACCCTCCAGGAGAGACGGCGAAGGAGACGTCGTCGACGGCGGTGAGGAGTTCCTCGGTTCCGTTCGCGCCCTTGACGGTGAAGCTCTTGCTCAGGCCGGTGACGGTGAGCAGGTCAGTCATGGTCGGCCATCTCCTTGCGATTCAGGTGGCCACGGAGTTCCTCCGCGCGGTGGCAGGCGACCTGATGACCGTCGAGCGGCCGTGGGGCCGGGGCCTGTTCCTGGCAGAGGGGTTGCGCGTGCGGGCAGCGGGGCGCGAATACGCAGCCGTGTTCGATCTCGTACGCGGTGCTGGGGCGTCCGGGAACGGCGGCGAGGCGGACCCGTGCCGAGGTGCTGGGGCGGGAGGCGAGCAGGGCCGCGGTGTAGGGGTGCAGCGGGTGCTCGCGGAGTGCGGCCGCGATGCCGGTCTCGGCGATGGCTCCGGCGTACATGACCGCGAGCCGGTCGCACACCGCGGCGGCGAGGTCGAGGTCGTGGGTGATGAGGATCATGGCCAGGCCGCGTTCGCGGCGTTGTTCGTCGAGGATGGCCATGACCTCCTCCTGGGTGGTGACGTCGAGTGCGGTCGTGGGTTCGTCGGCGATGATCAGCCGTGGTTCCGCCAGGAGTGCGGCGGCGATCATGACGCGTTGCAGCAGCCCGCCGGAGAGCTGGTGCGGGTACTGGGCGAGGCGTCGCTCCCCGTCGGGGATGCCCACCTCGGCCAGCCGGCTGACCGCCCGGGCCGCGGCTACGCGGCGGCTGGTTCCCTTGCGCAGGCGCAGCCCTTCGGTGAGGAAGTCTCCTACGGTGCGGACGGGGTTGATGTGGGCACGGGGGTCCTGGTGGATCATGGCGATCTCGGAAGCCCGCCAGTCCCGCAGTGCGCGCGGCGACATGCCGTACACGTCCCGGCCGTCGAAGGTGACGGTGCCCCTCGCACGGACGCCCCGCGCGAGGAGCCGCTGCACGGCGCGCACGGTCATGGACTTGCCCGACCCGGACTCGCCGACGATACCGAGTGCCTCTCCCGCACGGACTCGGAAGCCGACGTCGGTGACGATCGGACACACCTCGTGGTCCGTGAGCACATCGACGCTCAGGTGCGCCACTTCGAGCAGTGCCTCGTCGGTTGTCGTGTTCGAAGTGGTCATGTCCGCGCCTCCGCTCGCTGGGCGAGTCGTTCGCCGAGCACATTGACGGCCACCACGGTCAGGACGATCAGGCTGCCGGCGATGAGGGTCTGCTGCGGGGACCCGTTCAGCAGTGAGGCCCGACCCTCGGAGATCATCAGGCCCCACTCGGAGGCGGGAGCCTGGACGCCGAGGCCGATGAAGGAGATGGCGGCGAGATCGACCAGGGCCGAGCCGAAGGCGACGGTCGCCTGGGCCCGGATGATCGGAAGAAGCGACGGCAGCAGATGCCGCACATTGATCCGCCAGGTGGAGAACCCGGCTATCAGACACGCCTCCACATACGGCAGGTGTCGCTGGCGGACCGCTGCCGAGCGCACGACTCTGGCGAGGAACGGGACATACGCCAGACTCAGCGCGGCGACGGGCGCGGCCCAGCCGGTGCCGAACACACCGACCGCGAGCACGGCGAACAGCAGGCTGGGAAAGGCGAGCAGGATGTCGAGCATTCTGCTGACCACGGTGTCCACCCGTCCTCCGTACCAGGCCATGGCCAGAGCGAGCGCGGTTCCGCCGACGGTCGCGACCAGGACGACGAGGGCCGGGCCGAGCAGACTCAGGGCGGCTCCGGACATGGCCCGGCTCAGCAGGTCCCGGCCCAGGGCATCGGTGCCGAGCAGATGGTCGGCGGAGGGGCCCTGGTCGGCGGCCAGGACGTCGGTCTGCCGGGGATCGTGGGGAGCGAGGAGCGGCCCGAGCACGGCGAGCAGCGCCAGAAGGACGCAGAGCGTCAGGGCGATGGTGAGGACGGGGTCGAAACGGCGGCGTGCGGAGCGTGCCGCGGCGGGCGGAGCGGTGAGCGGCGGTGCGGTGACGGTCATCAGCTGGTCCTCCGGTCGCGGATCCTGGGATCGAGGACCCGGTGCAGACTGTCGATCGCCGTGGTGATCAGGACGAACAGCACGACGAGCAGGAGGCTGATGGCGAGCACGACGTTGTAGTCCTTGGTTGCGACGCTGCTGACCAGGAAGGACCCGATGCCGTCGATCCCGAACGCGGTCTCGACGATCACCGAGCCGGCGACCAGTCCGGCGATCAGCGTGCCGGTGACGGTGATGATGGGGAGGGCTGCGTTGCGCAACACGTGTCGGCGGAAGACGACGGCAGGCGGCACGCCCCGCCCCAGTGCGGTTTCCACATGTTCCCGTGACTGCTCCTCGCGCAGTGCGGTCCGGGTGATCTGGGCGACGTAGGCGCTCCAGCCCACCGCGAGTGACACGGCCGGGAGCGTCAGATGCCACGCTCTGTCGCCGAATCCGCTGCCCGCGCCGATCGTGGGGAACCACTCCAGGCGCAGCGCGAAGACGGTGACCAGCGCGGAGGCCGCGACGTAGCTGGGGATCGCGATGCCGAGGCCGCTCAGCCCCGCGGTGACAGGGCCGAGCGGACGGAACACCGCGCCGAGAATGCCCAGGGCAAGGCCGATGATCACGACCAGCAGGCTCGCGTAGCCGACAAGGAAGAGTGTGGTGCCGAGCCGCGCACCGATGAGTTCGGAGACCGGGGACCGGTGCGCGATCGAGAGGCCGAAGTCTCCGTGGAGGCAGTCGGTCAGCCAGTGGACGTAGCGGAGCGGCAGGGGTTCGTCCAGGCCGAGTTCATGGCGCAACGCCGTGCGCTGGGCGTCGGTGGCTCGGGCGCCCAGGACCCGGCCGACCGGGTCGCCGGGCGCCAGGGACAGCGTGGTGAAGACGGCGAAGGACGCGACGAGGACGGTTGCGGCCGGGCCCAGGACCCAGCGCCACAGTCGGCGCCGGGCCCTGGCCGCCCTCGCAGACCTGGGCGGGGATGTGCTCATGGTGGTACCTCCGTGCCGACGGCCGGGGTGGCCGAATCGGTCACTTCCTGCCGATCAGGGCGAGCGACGGCGTGAACAGGTAGGGGAACGAGGTCGTGGCGCCGGTCAGGTCCTTGCCGAGGTAGCTCACCTCGTAGGTGTTGACCAGTGACGTACCGGTGGCGGCCTTCTCCCAAGCGCTCTGGGAGTCGGTCAGCAGCTTGACGCGCTCGGCGGTGTCGAAGGTCTGCCGGGCCTCGGCAACCGCGTCGAAGACCTTCTGGTCCTCGTAGCCGGCCCAGTTGTAGGGCCCGCCGGGTGTGAAGACGAAGCCGAGGTACTCCAGCGGGTCGGGAGCGCCGTTGAAGTTGGCGCTGAGCAGCAGGTCGGTGCCCTTGCGTGCCTCGGAGTCGTAGAGCATCGTCGAGTACTCCAGGGGCTGGGCCTGGTTGATGGCGATCTTGACGCCGATCTGTTCGGCCTGCTGCTGGATGAGCTGGGCGATGCGGGAGAACGTGTCGTCACCGGCCTGGACGGACAGGGTGAGCTTCTGTCCTGTGTACCCGCTGGACTTCACGAGTTCCTTGGCCTTGTCGAGGTCGTAGGCGTTCTCGGTGGTGTAGCGGTCGGACGCCTTCTTCCAGAGTTCCCTGCCGTCGGGGTCCCAGGTCGAGGATGCGAGCAGGGTGTAGTTGGGCTCGGCTGCGCCGTGGTACACGGCCTCGGCCAGAGCCTCACGGTCGATGGCGATCATCAGTGCCCGGCGTAGATCGGTGTTCTTGAGGGGCCCGTCCGCGGTCGCGACGGCGAACTCGAGCGACTGGGGCGACTGCCCGAAGTACACGGAGCCGGCGGAACCGTTCTGGAGGCTGGGAATGACAGAGGCAGGGACCTCGTAGGCGCCGTCGATCTCACCGGACTTCAGGCCCTGGACGAGAGCTGCGGAATCGGTGACGAAGGA contains these protein-coding regions:
- a CDS encoding ABC transporter ATP-binding protein — its product is MTDLLTVTGLSKSFTVKGANGTEELLTAVDDVSFAVSPGGSLAVVGQSGSGKTTCARIIAGLEQATDGTIEICGASRSTGRVGRAERLRRAREVQMVFQDPNSSLDPRQTASAAIAEVLGQHGDGATKVGELLEQVGLDDRVGRSFPRALSGGQRQRVAIARALAARPRLLILDEAVAALDVSVQAQVLNLLGDLREATGVAYLFVSHDLGVVRQISDDCVVMHNGRIVESGPTAQVLDAPRHEYTRRLLSAVPRPGWIPVRHRDRAR
- a CDS encoding ABC transporter ATP-binding protein, with product MTTSNTTTDEALLEVAHLSVDVLTDHEVCPIVTDVGFRVRAGEALGIVGESGSGKSMTVRAVQRLLARGVRARGTVTFDGRDVYGMSPRALRDWRASEIAMIHQDPRAHINPVRTVGDFLTEGLRLRKGTSRRVAAARAVSRLAEVGIPDGERRLAQYPHQLSGGLLQRVMIAAALLAEPRLIIADEPTTALDVTTQEEVMAILDEQRRERGLAMILITHDLDLAAAVCDRLAVMYAGAIAETGIAAALREHPLHPYTAALLASRPSTSARVRLAAVPGRPSTAYEIEHGCVFAPRCPHAQPLCQEQAPAPRPLDGHQVACHRAEELRGHLNRKEMADHD
- a CDS encoding ABC transporter permease, with the protein product MTVTAPPLTAPPAAARSARRRFDPVLTIALTLCVLLALLAVLGPLLAPHDPRQTDVLAADQGPSADHLLGTDALGRDLLSRAMSGAALSLLGPALVVLVATVGGTALALAMAWYGGRVDTVVSRMLDILLAFPSLLFAVLAVGVFGTGWAAPVAALSLAYVPFLARVVRSAAVRQRHLPYVEACLIAGFSTWRINVRHLLPSLLPIIRAQATVAFGSALVDLAAISFIGLGVQAPASEWGLMISEGRASLLNGSPQQTLIAGSLIVLTVVAVNVLGERLAQRAEART
- a CDS encoding ABC transporter permease; the protein is MSTSPPRSARAARARRRLWRWVLGPAATVLVASFAVFTTLSLAPGDPVGRVLGARATDAQRTALRHELGLDEPLPLRYVHWLTDCLHGDFGLSIAHRSPVSELIGARLGTTLFLVGYASLLVVIIGLALGILGAVFRPLGPVTAGLSGLGIAIPSYVAASALVTVFALRLEWFPTIGAGSGFGDRAWHLTLPAVSLAVGWSAYVAQITRTALREEQSREHVETALGRGVPPAVVFRRHVLRNAALPIITVTGTLIAGLVAGSVIVETAFGIDGIGSFLVSSVATKDYNVVLAISLLLVVLFVLITTAIDSLHRVLDPRIRDRRTS
- a CDS encoding RICIN domain-containing protein, which gives rise to MPSGEDFTSVNGEDFAPEPGEKFVSEQNKPGEREAGDAAPSVGELLALHGRAVLDYAALCTATSPGAAKRLAGQAFRHTHGSAATHGGVGFPWRPRLLTAVLDAAREWSADDRRSLLHPDLPDGATRAAVQPTSATTSKADEKNLLLRAYLNLPDRAQALLWHTEVETEDIETVAAVLGTEASLLNPERARTLLRDECVQAHLDLVPDERCRRYNRLIDVHTRPRAGETPTEVLQHLGVCAYCGAAADQLDQCSDRLPVLLAEAVLGFRAADYLATRPGRQAFALARAESLTVPEHASVVAEPAVAGGRALRPRRRWPVPVALGAVLLGVIAATPMVLSGTGDDGGRAGGPASGPTRNPSAPAAGSSAAPSLSPGTAPAPGAGDGLVTQLRNVRTGLCLDVDAPTAVVGAPAVTAKCGGSPTQVWRLADREPLRSQANPGLCLNAEPEGSLALRPCDTSAGPDGENSSDTRYDLATDGLLTLIDEPGVAVTPDRRTEGSIILLEPVPQDRARRLQRWSTNEVTSSVISPSQSVPEASAAG